In Verrucomicrobiia bacterium, a single genomic region encodes these proteins:
- a CDS encoding LamG domain-containing protein, whose translation MKKNFNMRVGLVLALLSASCSLGLGQTQDVRRNGGGGGGSGGAPSGSAGGDLGSTYPNPSVSQVGGVTAANVASGATAANNATTNATGGTIVKRDAAGGTTISTARLGGVTFSSDNGGGINFVCTNDTAAGYTADGVVSALNKNPRGSGSGWGAQYVGNELVNQYGETGTLLDTDSQGRPLYLYDQFGIDMLFVGEDAPRAVMNGKALIVFDAPHAFVIGANGVDGGANGVQGLLYYSNKVTYFSQFQDDTNKINPSDVGYLYSLKIEHNPSHPNVTTGSNLFVGGFLYNGTTTAQPLTDVAGLRGDAFDTSINLNVQNAVLVGTNFSARQLGVAAFNTGSSFGLGANGGNNSGVYYFGGNPLLHFDGTSAIRVEVDEPIQPVTANTSSVGGPTLPFGHAYFKSNSISGNLTLSYAGAGILETDGGGNVTSVATVPNANLPSAAMVVKTANYTIQATDHVVILTNTSGTIKATLPAAATVAHQQFYLVNSGAATVIVTNGNGTDLFNYQTKSLTNTVPMSFIPLYSDGTNFFAAGYSNGIPIMPYTNLDALYVEDLHVANGILPGSGGTGWTNVFPGTIFVWNGTNLPDPVALSSSFSLSGSPGDTNRVLSIAPVFSIDTNILVTNSVLTDLLDFNLPTNGQFVATYNLTIQGESNNRASFINGSVVCASTPAGAMIISTNNQVTNLNKFCFWSNLWIPSGNDLRFKVTGMTNQYTWIHVKGDGYFDTNGAPPPPTPPPAGPTPDNAWWKFAEGAGHSTSADQTSGGHAITLVNSPTWGTDNAGFANFGDVILDGTSQYLSYSGSVLPGNGSPINFSIVVWVKFSGSPAGTVVGSDAFGGLRLDVSSGGNITFSTDATGFSAASTGGTLANDNHWHMIGFTEDSIGDYVIYIDGVNLTHAQHNSGWLGGGHYIGADLDGGANNFLNAAVADVAVYTTTLTDANMTTLYAAKPRH comes from the coding sequence ATGAAAAAGAATTTTAACATGCGGGTGGGGCTGGTGCTGGCGCTTTTGAGCGCCAGTTGCTCTTTGGGCCTGGGGCAAACCCAGGACGTGCGCCGCAATGGCGGTGGGGGCGGCGGGAGTGGTGGCGCGCCGTCGGGCTCGGCCGGTGGCGATTTGGGAAGCACGTATCCGAATCCTAGCGTCAGCCAAGTCGGGGGCGTGACGGCGGCGAATGTGGCGAGTGGGGCGACGGCGGCGAATAATGCCACGACCAACGCCACTGGTGGGACAATAGTGAAGCGCGATGCCGCTGGTGGGACGACCATCAGCACCGCGCGATTGGGCGGCGTGACGTTCAGTTCGGACAATGGCGGCGGCATCAATTTTGTCTGCACCAACGACACGGCAGCGGGCTACACGGCGGACGGAGTAGTGAGCGCGCTCAATAAGAATCCCCGGGGAAGCGGTTCGGGATGGGGGGCGCAATATGTCGGCAATGAATTGGTGAACCAATATGGCGAGACGGGAACTTTGCTGGACACCGACAGCCAGGGACGTCCGCTCTATCTCTACGACCAATTTGGAATTGATATGCTGTTCGTGGGCGAGGATGCGCCCCGGGCGGTCATGAATGGCAAGGCGTTGATCGTGTTCGATGCGCCGCATGCGTTTGTGATTGGAGCGAACGGGGTGGACGGCGGAGCCAACGGAGTCCAGGGATTGTTGTATTACTCGAACAAGGTGACTTACTTTTCGCAGTTCCAGGATGACACGAACAAGATCAATCCCTCGGACGTTGGGTATCTCTACTCGTTGAAAATTGAGCACAACCCGAGCCATCCGAATGTGACGACGGGGAGCAATTTGTTCGTGGGCGGATTTTTATACAACGGCACGACGACAGCGCAGCCGCTGACGGACGTGGCGGGGTTGCGCGGGGATGCGTTTGACACTTCCATAAATCTGAATGTGCAAAACGCGGTGTTGGTGGGCACGAATTTTTCAGCGCGGCAACTGGGCGTGGCGGCTTTTAATACGGGGAGCAGCTTCGGGTTGGGCGCGAACGGCGGGAATAATTCCGGCGTGTATTATTTTGGCGGCAATCCGCTGCTGCACTTTGACGGGACCTCGGCGATCCGGGTGGAAGTGGATGAGCCGATTCAGCCGGTGACCGCCAATACCAGCAGCGTGGGAGGGCCTACGCTTCCTTTTGGTCATGCGTATTTCAAGAGTAATTCGATTTCGGGGAACTTGACCTTGTCTTATGCGGGTGCGGGTATCCTGGAGACCGATGGCGGCGGCAATGTGACGTCGGTGGCTACGGTCCCCAACGCGAATCTTCCTTCGGCGGCGATGGTGGTGAAGACCGCGAACTACACCATCCAGGCCACGGACCACGTGGTCATCCTGACGAACACCAGCGGCACGATCAAAGCAACGCTCCCGGCCGCCGCCACCGTGGCGCATCAGCAATTTTATCTGGTCAACAGCGGAGCGGCGACGGTGATTGTCACCAACGGCAACGGGACGGACCTGTTTAATTATCAAACGAAATCTCTGACGAACACGGTCCCGATGTCGTTCATTCCCTTATACAGTGACGGCACAAACTTCTTTGCCGCCGGGTATTCCAATGGTATCCCGATAATGCCATATACCAATCTCGACGCTTTGTATGTAGAAGATCTGCATGTGGCCAATGGCATCCTGCCGGGCAGCGGCGGCACGGGTTGGACGAATGTTTTTCCGGGGACAATATTCGTTTGGAACGGCACGAACCTACCTGATCCGGTGGCGCTGAGCAGCAGCTTTTCACTTTCGGGAAGTCCGGGTGACACGAACCGGGTGCTGTCCATTGCGCCGGTATTCAGCATAGACACGAATATCCTGGTTACCAATTCTGTTTTAACAGACCTGCTCGATTTTAATTTGCCCACGAATGGACAGTTTGTCGCGACTTACAATCTGACCATACAGGGGGAAAGTAATAATCGGGCATCATTCATAAACGGGTCAGTAGTCTGCGCTAGCACCCCGGCTGGGGCCATGATCATTTCGACCAACAATCAGGTAACCAATCTCAACAAGTTTTGCTTTTGGAGCAACTTGTGGATACCGAGCGGAAACGACCTGCGGTTTAAGGTGACGGGAATGACGAACCAGTATACCTGGATTCACGTCAAGGGCGATGGTTATTTCGATACCAACGGCGCGCCGCCGCCGCCCACGCCGCCGCCAGCAGGGCCGACCCCGGATAACGCGTGGTGGAAATTCGCCGAAGGGGCCGGGCACTCTACCAGCGCAGACCAGACCAGTGGCGGGCATGCGATTACTCTGGTAAACTCCCCGACCTGGGGAACGGATAACGCCGGATTTGCCAACTTTGGGGACGTTATCCTGGATGGAACCAGCCAATACCTTTCCTACTCGGGCAGCGTTCTGCCAGGTAATGGTTCGCCGATCAATTTCAGCATTGTTGTTTGGGTGAAGTTTTCCGGCTCGCCAGCGGGCACAGTGGTTGGCTCTGATGCCTTCGGCGGCCTTAGGCTGGACGTTTCGAGCGGCGGGAACATTACCTTCTCCACCGACGCTACTGGTTTTAGCGCGGCCAGCACTGGCGGAACTTTAGCCAACGATAACCACTGGCACATGATTGGATTTACTGAAGATTCAATCGGTGACTACGTAATCTATATTGATGGCGTTAATTTGACCCATGCGCAGCACAATTCTGGCTGGCTTGGGGGAGGTCACTATATTGGCGCGGATTTGGATGGAGGCGCGAATAACTTTCTCAATGCCGCTGTCGCGGACGTGGCGGTTTACACCACCACGCTTACCGATGCGAATATGACCACGCTTTATGCCGCAAAACCTCGTCACTAA